One segment of Cynocephalus volans isolate mCynVol1 chromosome 8, mCynVol1.pri, whole genome shotgun sequence DNA contains the following:
- the LOC134384333 gene encoding olfactory receptor 6N2-like, with translation MDHFNHTWSQSFILAGFTATGTLRPLAFLGTLCIYLLTLAGNVIIIILVQADSRLSTPMYFFISVLSFLELWYVSTTVPTLLHTLLHGCSPISSTMCFLQLYVFHSLGMTECYLLGVMALDRHLAICRPLHYHALMSRRVQLWLAGAPWVAGFSAALVPASLTATLPFCLKEVAHYFCDLAPLMRLACVHTGWHTRIHIVVIGMINTCSLVLILGLYGGILKAVLKLPSAASRSKAFSTCSSHITVVTLFFGSAFIVYVGPPGIQAEGKDKLIALVYSFLTPFLNPIIYTLRNQEVKEAIRRITQSIRVVLKRP, from the coding sequence ATGGATCATTTCAACCATACCTGGAGCCAGAGTTTCATCCTTGCTGGTTTCACTGCCACTGGGACCCTACGACCTCTTGCCTTCCTGGGGACACTGTGTATCTATCTCCTCACTCTTGCAGGGAACGTGATTATCATCATCTTGGTTCAGGCAGATTCTAGACTGTCCACACCCATGTACTTCTTTATCAGTGTCCTCTCCTTTCTGGAGCTCTGGTACGTCAGCACCACGGTGCCCACGCTGCTACACACCTTGCTTCACGGGTGCTCACCCATCTCATCAACTATGTGCTTTCTCCAGCTGTATGTCTTCCATTCTTTGGGCATGACTGAGTGCTACCTGTTGGGTGTCATGGCACTGGACCGCCACCTTGCCATCTGCCGCCCCCTCCACTACCATGCACTCATGAGCAGACGGGTACAGCTGTGGCTAGCTGGGGCCCCTTGGGTGGCTGGCTTCTCAGCTGCACTTGTGCCAGCCAGTCTCACCGCCACTCTGCCCTTCTGCTTGAAAGAGGTGGCCCATTATTTTTGTGACCTGGCACCACTAATGAGGTTGGCATGTGTGCATACAGGCTGGCATACTCGGATCCATATTGTAGTGATTGGCATGATCAACACATGCAGTCTTGTTCTTATTTTGGGACTTTATGGAGGCATCCTGAAAGCTGTGCTGAAGCTGCCCTCAGCTGCCAGCCGTTCCAAGGCTTTCTCCACCTGTTCCTCCCACATAACTGTAGTGACGCTGTTCTTTGGCTCTGCCTTCATTGTCTATGTGGGACCACCTGGGATTCAAGCTGAGGGCAAAGACAAGCTTATTGCcttagtttattcttttcttaccCCTTTTCTCAACCCCATCATTTATACCCTTCGTAACCAAGAGGTGAAGGAGGCTATCAGGAGGATCACCCAGAGTATTAGGGTTGTGTTGAAGAGACCCTGA